A genomic segment from Bacillota bacterium encodes:
- a CDS encoding ABC transporter ATP-binding protein, with product MARNKYDIDEKLEGEFNINYLKRISGYVKPYKKKMVLTLFLMVLTTSASLLGPYLIKDALDNRIPQKDVPGLILLSALFTLTLVIIAVCSRFRIELINDVGQSIIRDIRLDLFSHLQTLPFSYYDSRPHGKIYVRVINYVNNIGNLLSNGLIQVIIDVISLAFIVVIMFSIDVRLTLLSLLGLPVLLLAVFLIKGRQRRAWQDVSTKQSNLNAYIHESISGVKVTQAYIREDMNLNILKELGEKYRTSWMKAVSSSFILGPIVENISVLVTCLIYMAGISWIAGGVSLGVIVAFTSYTGRFWGPINNLSNFYNQIVTAMAYLERVFETMDEKPTVADIPGAYEMPPIKGKVEFKNVSFSYEEGGRLILDNVSFTANPGESIALVGPTGAGKTTIVNLISRFYNINSGEILIDGINIEEVTLKSLRKQMGIMLQDTFIFSGNIIDNIKYGKLDATEEEVIKAAKAVMAHDFIMEMEGGYYAEVSERGSTLSAGQRQLISFARTLLADPKILILDEATSSIDTKTEIALQKGLEKLLEGRTSFIIAHRLSTIKNASRIMYIDNGKIIEQGTHDELLAKKGAYWRLYTEQYRYLEGDYEGTTDTTDTTEEVLFLYR from the coding sequence ATGGCTAGAAATAAATATGATATTGATGAAAAGCTTGAAGGCGAATTTAATATAAACTACTTGAAAAGGATTTCGGGGTATGTTAAGCCTTATAAAAAAAAGATGGTATTAACTTTATTCCTTATGGTACTTACCACCTCGGCGTCCCTTTTAGGTCCATATCTAATAAAAGATGCCCTGGATAATAGAATACCGCAGAAGGATGTGCCGGGGCTTATATTGCTGTCGGCTTTGTTTACCCTTACACTTGTTATTATAGCGGTATGTTCAAGGTTTAGAATTGAGCTTATTAATGATGTGGGTCAAAGCATTATACGGGATATCCGTCTGGATTTGTTTTCCCACTTGCAAACACTGCCCTTTTCTTATTACGACAGCAGGCCTCATGGTAAGATATATGTAAGGGTTATAAACTATGTAAATAATATTGGAAACTTGCTTTCCAACGGGCTTATCCAGGTAATTATAGATGTTATAAGCCTGGCATTTATAGTTGTCATTATGTTTTCTATTGATGTCAGGCTAACCCTTCTTAGCCTGCTTGGACTTCCGGTACTTTTGCTTGCGGTTTTCCTTATAAAAGGAAGGCAAAGGAGAGCCTGGCAGGATGTCAGTACCAAGCAGTCAAACCTCAATGCCTATATTCATGAGAGTATATCAGGTGTGAAGGTTACCCAGGCTTATATCCGTGAGGATATGAATCTTAATATATTGAAGGAACTGGGTGAGAAGTATAGAACATCATGGATGAAGGCAGTAAGCAGCAGCTTTATTCTGGGGCCCATTGTAGAAAACATATCGGTGTTGGTTACATGCTTAATATATATGGCAGGGATATCATGGATTGCAGGGGGCGTATCATTAGGGGTAATTGTGGCATTTACAAGTTATACCGGGAGGTTCTGGGGGCCTATTAACAACCTCAGTAACTTTTACAACCAGATTGTTACTGCAATGGCGTACCTGGAAAGGGTATTTGAAACTATGGATGAGAAGCCGACGGTAGCTGATATTCCAGGTGCTTATGAAATGCCTCCCATAAAAGGGAAAGTGGAATTTAAAAATGTGAGCTTCAGCTATGAAGAAGGCGGAAGGTTGATTCTGGATAATGTAAGTTTTACTGCAAATCCCGGCGAATCAATAGCTTTAGTAGGTCCTACCGGTGCCGGTAAAACTACAATCGTCAATCTAATAAGCAGGTTTTATAATATCAACTCAGGGGAAATCCTTATTGACGGAATTAATATAGAGGAAGTAACTCTGAAATCTTTAAGAAAACAAATGGGCATAATGCTCCAGGATACTTTTATTTTCTCTGGCAATATTATTGATAATATTAAGTACGGGAAGCTTGATGCGACAGAAGAGGAGGTAATAAAAGCTGCAAAGGCGGTAATGGCCCATGATTTTATTATGGAGATGGAAGGCGGGTATTATGCCGAGGTAAGTGAAAGGGGTTCAACCCTGTCTGCAGGACAGAGGCAGTTAATTTCATTTGCAAGGACCCTCTTGGCCGATCCTAAAATTCTTATACTGGACGAAGCAACTTCAAGCATTGACACGAAAACGGAAATTGCCTTGCAAAAGGGACTTGAAAAGCTTCTTGAGGGAAGAACATCCTTTATTATTGCCCACAGGCTGTCTACCATCAAAAACGCTTCGAGAATCATGTATATAGATAATGGCAAAATAATTGAACAGGGAACCCATGATGAGCTTCTAGCCAAAAAAGGTGCATACTGGAGGCTTTATACCGAACAGTACAGGTATCTTGAAGGGGACTATGAAGGTACTACGGATACCACGGACACTACAGAGGAAGTATTATTTTTATACCGCTAG
- a CDS encoding diacylglycerol kinase family lipid kinase, producing the protein MKHLFIINPVAGKGKTVEYIPKINEYFSGRNDIYFIETTRYPGHGVELVKQYVSRDTFRVYSVGGDGTLNEVLNGIVGSNSSLAVIPAGSGNDFFKSLTKYFVNKDLSGKQALKDKLLERLVNGKEFIVDMGKINGRYFINISSLGFDAEVAYKSHKIKKLPFISGLFAYILSVFATLLSYKSNQLKITIDGKTIEKDTLLVAVANGKYYGGGMQPAPSAEINDGFLNICLIEYVGRLKILKFLPRFIRGNHAEIKEVSFHRGKNVNIISKNKVAMNVDGETSIIEGKIDFEIIPSGIKIILPL; encoded by the coding sequence ATGAAACATTTGTTTATTATAAATCCGGTTGCAGGAAAAGGTAAAACAGTGGAGTATATTCCTAAAATCAATGAATATTTTTCCGGTAGAAATGACATATACTTTATAGAAACTACAAGATACCCCGGGCATGGTGTTGAGTTAGTTAAACAGTATGTAAGCAGGGACACTTTCAGAGTTTATTCGGTAGGAGGGGACGGAACCCTTAACGAAGTCCTCAACGGGATAGTAGGAAGTAACAGTTCATTGGCTGTTATCCCTGCCGGCTCAGGAAATGATTTTTTCAAAAGCCTTACAAAATATTTTGTCAACAAGGATTTGTCAGGAAAGCAAGCTTTAAAAGATAAATTACTGGAAAGACTGGTTAACGGCAAAGAATTTATAGTTGACATGGGCAAAATAAACGGTAGATACTTTATAAATATATCTTCTTTAGGTTTTGATGCGGAAGTGGCCTATAAATCCCATAAAATAAAAAAACTTCCCTTTATATCCGGTTTATTTGCTTATATTTTAAGCGTTTTTGCAACACTGTTAAGTTATAAAAGCAACCAGTTAAAAATAACAATTGACGGTAAAACCATAGAAAAAGACACTCTCCTGGTGGCTGTTGCCAACGGGAAGTATTATGGCGGCGGGATGCAGCCTGCACCTTCAGCCGAGATAAACGACGGTTTTCTGAATATCTGCCTTATTGAATACGTAGGAAGACTAAAAATTTTAAAATTTCTCCCCAGGTTCATAAGGGGTAACCATGCAGAAATAAAAGAGGTTTCTTTCCACAGGGGTAAAAACGTAAATATTATCAGCAAGAACAAGGTTGCAATGAATGTTGACGGCGAAACCAGTATAATTGAAGGAAAAATTGATTTTGAAATAATACCTAGCGGTATAAAAATAATACTTCCTCTGTAG
- the pepV gene encoding dipeptidase PepV, translating into MIIGNEILKYREDIIREICELIKIRSVTGAPGKGKPFGEGVNQALEYVLGLGERLGLKAKNVDGYAGHIEYGEGDEIAGVLVHLDVVPEGIGWTFPPFEGVIHEGKIYGRGASDDKGPAIVAVYGLKVLKDLGIIPKRKVRIILGTNEESGMQDMKYYFTKEPVPGMGFSPDAGYPITNREKGILHLALVKLGHGVNEYGHKDESGRKDECRHKDMCGLPIQEIFGGEAVNMVPAECRAHIPAEKIKPGEVLYLQELAREIDGENIAVLFEEGKGLIILSKGKSAHGASPQSGINAIYKLLSFLYNAENGSMGNNSGIGGIVNNNAKNGSVRNRVYLDSYLKFLYEKKIGSDTTGHSLGIDLKDEESGALTINLGKIIYNQAEKRAMLDIRYPVTCNHEEILKAVKEQAEKEGIHVEIIGHSPPLYVPATHPLIIKLSTAYEKITGEKANLLSMGGGTYARTLKNNGVAFGGAGTGAHQPDEHVSIEDLMRHGKICTQAIYEIAT; encoded by the coding sequence GTGATAATCGGTAATGAAATACTAAAATATAGGGAAGATATTATAAGGGAGATTTGTGAACTAATAAAAATAAGGAGTGTTACTGGCGCTCCAGGTAAAGGAAAGCCTTTTGGCGAAGGTGTGAATCAGGCTCTTGAATATGTACTCGGCCTCGGTGAACGCCTGGGGCTGAAGGCAAAGAATGTTGACGGATACGCAGGTCATATCGAGTATGGTGAGGGAGATGAAATTGCAGGCGTACTTGTCCACCTGGATGTTGTGCCTGAGGGCATAGGATGGACCTTCCCTCCCTTTGAGGGAGTAATTCATGAGGGAAAAATATACGGAAGAGGCGCGTCTGACGATAAGGGTCCGGCAATAGTTGCTGTTTATGGGCTGAAAGTCTTAAAGGACTTGGGAATAATTCCCAAAAGAAAGGTAAGGATTATACTAGGGACCAATGAGGAAAGCGGAATGCAGGACATGAAATATTATTTTACAAAGGAGCCTGTACCTGGTATGGGGTTTTCTCCTGATGCAGGATATCCCATAACTAACAGGGAAAAAGGAATTTTACACCTGGCTCTTGTAAAACTAGGGCATGGGGTGAATGAATATGGACATAAGGATGAAAGCGGACGTAAAGATGAGTGCAGGCATAAGGATATGTGCGGATTACCGATACAAGAAATTTTTGGCGGAGAAGCCGTAAATATGGTGCCGGCAGAGTGCAGGGCGCATATTCCGGCTGAAAAAATAAAGCCTGGAGAAGTTCTGTATTTGCAGGAACTGGCCCGAGAAATAGACGGAGAAAACATTGCAGTATTATTTGAGGAAGGCAAGGGGCTTATTATACTTTCAAAAGGCAAATCGGCTCACGGAGCAAGCCCTCAAAGCGGGATCAATGCTATTTACAAATTGCTGAGTTTTCTATACAACGCAGAAAATGGTAGCATGGGAAATAATAGCGGCATAGGCGGTATTGTAAATAACAATGCAAAGAATGGTAGTGTACGAAATAGGGTTTACCTGGATAGCTATCTTAAATTTCTTTATGAGAAGAAAATAGGTTCCGATACTACTGGACACTCATTAGGAATCGATTTAAAGGATGAAGAGTCAGGAGCGTTGACAATAAACCTGGGCAAAATAATATATAACCAGGCCGAAAAGAGAGCCATGTTGGATATACGTTATCCTGTTACCTGCAATCATGAAGAAATACTTAAAGCTGTAAAAGAACAGGCTGAAAAAGAGGGTATACATGTAGAGATAATAGGGCATTCACCACCCTTGTATGTACCTGCAACCCATCCCCTTATAATCAAATTAAGCACTGCTTATGAAAAAATAACAGGCGAAAAAGCAAATCTTCTTTCCATGGGAGGGGGGACATATGCAAGGACATTAAAAAATAACGGAGTAGCTTTTGGCGGAGCAGGGACAGGAGCCCACCAGCCTGATGAACATGTGTCCATAGAAGACCTGATGAGACATGGGAAAATATGTACCCAGGCAATTTACGAGATAGCTACATAA
- a CDS encoding mannitol dehydrogenase family protein, with protein MVGLNKENLKDKKLFEKAGVKVPNFDVDTMISNTAENPIWVHFGAGNIFRGFIAVLQQELLESGQSEKGIIAVETYDFEIIDKIYIPYDNLGLLVILYPDGSFSKKIVASISEALVGDPSREKDWERLKEIFSKPSLQMASFTITEKGYNIRKLSGDLLPEVEKDLEEGPEKPANVMSKVASLAYTRFKSGELPIAFVSMDNCAENGKRLYESVIFIANAWAEKGLVEREFIYYLSNPGKVSFPWTMIDKITPRPSEEIKKMLDDAGINGMDIVKTNKNTFIAPFVNAEGPQYLVVEDSFPNGRPSLEKSGVIFTDRQTVDRVEKMKVGTCLNPLHTALAIFGCLLGYETIAREMQDDLLRKLVEKVGLEEGMPVVVNPGVIDPVAFAKEVIEVRLPNPYIPDTPQRIATDTSQKLKIRFGQTIRLYRERPDLDPAGLKYIPLVIAAWCRYLMGIDDSGNEMSLSPDPMLDTLKPYLAGINLGDTESVGDKLRPILSNSELFGLDLYEVGLGEKIENYFREMVSGRNAVRETLKKYLS; from the coding sequence ATGGTTGGTTTAAATAAGGAAAACTTAAAAGATAAAAAGTTATTTGAAAAAGCCGGTGTAAAAGTACCGAATTTTGATGTGGATACTATGATTTCCAATACAGCAGAAAACCCCATATGGGTACATTTTGGAGCCGGCAATATTTTTAGGGGTTTTATAGCAGTTCTCCAACAGGAGTTGCTTGAATCCGGGCAGTCGGAAAAGGGTATTATAGCAGTTGAGACCTATGATTTTGAAATTATCGATAAAATTTACATACCCTACGATAATTTAGGCCTTTTGGTAATCCTTTATCCTGATGGAAGTTTTTCCAAAAAAATTGTTGCAAGTATATCTGAAGCTTTAGTCGGAGACCCTTCCAGGGAAAAAGACTGGGAAAGATTAAAAGAAATTTTTTCAAAACCTTCTTTGCAGATGGCAAGCTTTACAATTACAGAAAAGGGTTACAATATTCGAAAACTTTCAGGTGATTTGCTGCCGGAAGTAGAGAAAGATTTGGAAGAAGGTCCTGAAAAACCTGCAAATGTTATGTCAAAAGTAGCTTCACTGGCGTATACCAGGTTTAAGAGCGGTGAACTTCCCATAGCTTTTGTAAGTATGGATAATTGCGCTGAAAATGGGAAGAGGCTTTATGAGTCGGTTATATTTATAGCCAACGCATGGGCTGAAAAAGGCCTGGTGGAGAGAGAATTTATTTATTATCTGAGTAACCCTGGGAAAGTATCCTTCCCGTGGACCATGATAGACAAAATAACCCCGAGGCCTTCCGAGGAAATAAAAAAAATGTTGGATGATGCAGGGATTAACGGGATGGATATTGTCAAAACAAATAAAAATACATTTATTGCACCCTTTGTTAATGCTGAAGGTCCCCAGTACCTGGTAGTTGAGGACAGTTTCCCCAATGGACGCCCGTCTCTTGAAAAGTCAGGTGTAATATTTACTGACAGGCAAACAGTTGATAGAGTAGAGAAAATGAAAGTAGGCACCTGTTTGAACCCTCTCCACACTGCCCTGGCAATATTTGGGTGTTTATTGGGATATGAGACTATTGCCCGGGAAATGCAGGATGACCTTTTAAGAAAACTGGTGGAAAAGGTAGGACTTGAAGAGGGTATGCCGGTTGTTGTCAACCCGGGTGTTATTGACCCCGTAGCTTTTGCAAAGGAAGTTATAGAAGTAAGATTGCCAAACCCGTATATACCTGATACGCCCCAGAGAATTGCTACTGATACGTCACAAAAGTTAAAAATAAGGTTTGGCCAAACAATCAGGTTATACCGTGAGAGGCCGGACCTTGACCCTGCCGGCTTGAAATACATACCGCTGGTGATTGCGGCCTGGTGCAGGTACCTGATGGGAATTGACGATTCCGGAAATGAAATGAGCTTAAGTCCGGATCCGATGCTGGATACATTAAAGCCTTATTTGGCCGGGATAAACTTAGGTGACACAGAAAGTGTGGGAGATAAGTTAAGACCCATATTGTCAAACAGTGAGTTGTTTGGATTGGACCTCTATGAAGTCGGCCTTGGAGAAAAAATCGAGAATTATTTCAGGGAAATGGTTTCAGGAAGAAATGCCGTGAGAGAAACATTGAAGAAGTACCTAAGCTGA
- a CDS encoding protease complex subunit PrcB family protein — translation MKKLFKSLILFIICAFILFILSACNVGTVNTGDKSGDENKTGNKDAGNNHTEDTENNDTENDGNKEASYEKVEYETVEDIGTLPQDIQEKIEELKVKRGYTYFKIEDEYVILISMGEKNTGGYSISIVSVEDVEGTVKIIVEETSPKKDDIVIQVITYPYAVIKVKGIEEKFEVVNEKGEKFEFISLDEDLKEYTGTYVGQIDGNSIEIFVDKNMDIDEAGKPTAFRLEGEIKEYFDPESKNFKNFKTDEKVKFSFERNEHGQLILKMLERISGK, via the coding sequence ATGAAAAAATTATTTAAATCATTAATATTATTTATAATATGTGCTTTTATTCTCTTTATTTTATCAGCTTGTAATGTAGGTACAGTAAACACCGGAGATAAATCGGGAGATGAGAATAAAACCGGAAACAAGGATGCCGGAAATAATCATACAGAAGATACTGAAAATAATGATACCGAAAACGACGGTAATAAAGAGGCCTCATATGAAAAAGTAGAGTATGAAACAGTGGAAGATATAGGTACTCTTCCTCAGGATATACAGGAAAAGATAGAGGAACTTAAGGTTAAAAGGGGATACACTTATTTCAAAATTGAGGATGAATATGTTATACTTATAAGTATGGGTGAGAAAAACACCGGAGGTTATAGTATTTCAATTGTTTCGGTAGAAGATGTTGAAGGGACAGTTAAGATTATTGTAGAAGAAACATCTCCTAAAAAGGACGATATAGTAATACAGGTTATAACCTATCCTTACGCAGTGATAAAAGTAAAGGGCATAGAAGAAAAGTTTGAGGTTGTTAACGAAAAAGGAGAAAAGTTTGAGTTTATTTCCCTTGACGAGGATTTAAAAGAGTATACCGGCACATATGTAGGGCAAATAGACGGCAACTCCATAGAAATTTTTGTTGATAAAAACATGGACATTGATGAGGCAGGAAAGCCCACTGCCTTCAGACTTGAAGGAGAAATAAAAGAATACTTTGACCCCGAAAGTAAAAACTTCAAGAATTTTAAAACCGACGAAAAGGTTAAGTTTAGCTTTGAAAGAAATGAACATGGACAGTTGATATTAAAGATGCTTGAGAGAATATCGGGAAAATAG